The Pantoea sp. At-9b genome includes a window with the following:
- the crp gene encoding cAMP-activated global transcriptional regulator CRP has protein sequence MVLGKPQTDPTLEWFLSHCHIHKYPSKSTLIHQGEKAETLYYIVKGAVAVLIKDEEGKEMILSYLNQGDFIGELGLFEEGQERSAWVRAKTACEVAEISYKKFRQLIQVNPDILMRLSAQMARRLQVTSEKVGNLAFLDVTGRIAQTLLNLAKQPDAMTHPDGMQIKITRQEIGQIVGCSRETVGRILKMLEDQNLISAHGKTIVVYGTR, from the coding sequence GGTTCCTGTCCCATTGCCATATTCACAAATATCCATCCAAAAGCACCCTGATTCATCAGGGTGAGAAAGCGGAAACGCTCTACTACATCGTGAAAGGTGCCGTTGCGGTGCTGATTAAAGATGAAGAAGGCAAAGAGATGATCCTCTCCTACCTCAATCAGGGGGATTTCATCGGCGAGCTTGGCCTGTTTGAAGAAGGTCAGGAACGCAGTGCCTGGGTTAGAGCGAAAACTGCCTGCGAAGTGGCTGAAATTTCCTACAAAAAATTCCGTCAGCTGATTCAGGTAAACCCGGATATTTTAATGCGTCTTTCGGCGCAGATGGCGCGTCGCCTGCAGGTGACATCAGAAAAAGTAGGCAACCTTGCCTTCCTTGATGTGACCGGCCGCATTGCGCAGACGCTGCTCAATCTGGCCAAGCAGCCTGATGCCATGACCCACCCGGACGGGATGCAGATCAAAATCACCCGTCAGGAAATTGGTCAGATCGTCGGCTGCTCACGCGAGACAGTTGGCCGTATTCTGAAAATGCTGGAAGATCAAAACCTGATCTCCGCACATGGTAAAACCATCGTCGTTTACGGCACCCGCTAA
- a CDS encoding YccS/YhfK family putative transporter: protein MWRRIIYHPEVNYALRQTLVLCLPVALGWLFGDLQKGLLFSLVPACCNIAGLDTPHKRFFKRLVIGGSLFATGSFLIQWLTDYHVPLPLILLVLPLLVGVTGEISPLHGRLLPATLIASIFTLSLVGRMPIWVPPLLYIGGTLWYGLFNWFWFWLWKEQPMRESLSLLYRELADYCDAKYTLLTQLTDPEKALPPLLARQQKAVDLITTCYQQMHMLSASRDNSHKRLTRAFQVALDLQEHISVSLHQPEEVQKLVEQSHAEAVIRWNAKTISARLRLLADAILYHQLPDRFQMDKQLGALEKIARQHPDNPVGNFCLYHFSRIARVLRTQKPLYTRDLMADRQRRLPFFPALRSYLSLKSPALRTAARFAVMLMFGSALALFFNIPKPYWILMTTMFVSQNGYSATRVRIQHRALGTFAGLLIAAASLRFAVPESITLLFMLAITLASYLVTRKYYGWSMIGFTVTAVYSLQLLSLNGAQFLLPRMMDTLMGCLIAFGGMIWLWPQWQSGLLRKNAHDALEADQEAMQLLLGPEQSPEKLAYQRIKVNQAHNAMFNSLNQAMTEPGFNSQYLKDMRLWVTHSQFIVEHINAMTILAREHTMLTPKLAERYLQSCEIALQRCQQRLEHDGPGNDSNILEAPENINEGAVTIVEQHVKRILQHLNVMHTISSLAWSQRPHHGRWLTGLRVKN from the coding sequence ATGTGGCGTCGAATCATCTATCATCCCGAGGTTAACTACGCCCTGCGGCAAACGCTGGTGCTGTGCCTGCCCGTGGCTCTCGGCTGGCTGTTTGGCGATCTGCAAAAAGGCTTGCTGTTTTCCTTAGTGCCGGCCTGCTGCAACATCGCCGGTCTTGATACGCCGCATAAACGTTTCTTCAAACGCCTGGTTATTGGCGGTTCCCTGTTTGCGACCGGCAGCTTCCTGATTCAATGGCTGACGGATTATCACGTCCCCTTGCCGCTGATTCTGCTGGTGCTGCCGTTATTAGTCGGTGTGACCGGCGAGATCAGCCCGTTGCATGGCCGCTTGCTGCCCGCCACGCTGATCGCCTCCATCTTTACCCTGAGCCTGGTAGGCCGCATGCCTATCTGGGTACCACCGCTGCTCTACATTGGCGGCACCTTGTGGTACGGGCTGTTTAACTGGTTCTGGTTCTGGCTGTGGAAAGAGCAGCCGATGCGCGAGTCGCTGAGCCTGTTGTACCGTGAGCTGGCGGATTATTGCGATGCCAAATATACCCTGCTGACCCAGTTGACCGACCCGGAGAAAGCGCTGCCTCCGTTGCTGGCACGCCAACAGAAAGCGGTGGATCTGATCACCACCTGCTATCAGCAAATGCACATGCTGTCGGCCAGCCGGGATAACAGCCATAAACGCCTGACGCGCGCTTTTCAGGTGGCGCTGGATTTGCAGGAACACATCTCCGTTAGCCTGCATCAGCCGGAAGAAGTGCAAAAGCTGGTGGAGCAAAGCCATGCCGAGGCGGTGATTCGCTGGAATGCCAAAACCATCTCCGCCCGCCTGCGTCTGCTGGCCGATGCCATTCTGTATCACCAGTTGCCGGACCGTTTTCAAATGGATAAGCAACTGGGTGCGCTGGAAAAAATTGCCCGTCAGCACCCGGACAATCCGGTGGGTAACTTCTGTCTGTATCATTTCAGCCGCATTGCGCGCGTGTTGCGTACCCAGAAACCGCTGTATACCCGTGACCTGATGGCCGATCGCCAACGCCGCCTGCCGTTTTTTCCGGCGCTGCGCAGCTATCTGTCGCTGAAATCGCCCGCCTTGCGTACCGCGGCCCGCTTTGCCGTGATGCTGATGTTTGGCAGCGCGCTGGCGCTGTTCTTTAACATCCCCAAACCTTACTGGATTCTGATGACCACCATGTTCGTCAGCCAGAATGGCTACAGCGCCACGCGGGTGAGGATTCAACACCGTGCGCTCGGCACCTTTGCCGGGTTGTTGATTGCTGCCGCCTCATTGCGTTTTGCCGTACCGGAATCCATCACCCTGTTATTTATGCTGGCGATCACCCTCGCCAGCTATCTGGTGACGCGTAAATATTACGGCTGGTCGATGATTGGTTTCACGGTGACAGCGGTGTATTCGCTGCAATTGCTGTCGCTGAATGGCGCACAGTTTCTGCTGCCACGCATGATGGATACGCTGATGGGGTGTCTGATTGCCTTTGGCGGCATGATTTGGCTGTGGCCGCAGTGGCAGAGCGGCTTGTTGCGGAAGAACGCGCACGATGCGCTGGAAGCCGATCAGGAAGCCATGCAGCTGTTGCTCGGACCGGAGCAGTCACCGGAGAAACTGGCTTATCAACGCATCAAGGTCAATCAGGCGCACAACGCGATGTTTAACTCGCTGAATCAGGCGATGACCGAGCCAGGCTTTAATTCCCAGTATCTGAAAGATATGCGGCTGTGGGTGACGCACAGCCAGTTTATCGTCGAACACATCAACGCGATGACCATCCTGGCACGCGAGCATACGATGCTGACGCCAAAGCTGGCGGAACGCTATCTGCAATCCTGTGAAATCGCGCTACAACGCTGTCAGCAGCGGCTGGAGCATGATGGCCCCGGTAACGACAGCAATATTCTGGAAGCGCCGGAAAACATCAATGAGGGGGCGGTAACGATTGTCGAGCAGCATGTGAAGCGCATTCTGCAACACCTGAACGTGATGCACACCATCTCTTCGCTGGCATGGAGCCAGCGACCACATCATGGCCGCTGGCTGACCGGGCTACGGGTGAAAAACTGA
- a CDS encoding aspartate aminotransferase family protein, giving the protein MAAEKLAVTRETFDNVILPVYAPAQFVPVKGKGSRVWDQQGKEYIDFSGGIAVTALGHCHPALVETLKTQGETLWHTSNVFTNEPALRLASKLIAATFAERVFFGNSGAEANEAAFKLARYYACKKHSPFKSKIIAFHNAFHGRTLFTVSVGGQPKYSDGFGPKPADIVHVPFNDLAAVKAVIDDHTCAIVVEPIQGEGGVMPATPEFMQGLRALCDEHNALLVLDEVQSGMGRSGKLFAYEHYGITPDIITTAKALGGGFPVSAMLTTNEIASVMAPGVHGTTYGGNPLACAIAETALDIINTPDVLEGVESRRQQFVAALQALDSKFDLFTDIRGKGLLIGAALKPQHASKARDILHAAAAEGLMILTAGNDVIRFVPSLVIEPTDIEEGMARFAVAIEKVLAA; this is encoded by the coding sequence ATGGCAGCAGAAAAGCTAGCGGTAACCCGGGAAACGTTCGATAACGTTATTTTGCCTGTTTATGCACCAGCGCAGTTTGTGCCGGTTAAAGGCAAGGGCAGCCGAGTCTGGGATCAGCAGGGCAAAGAATATATCGATTTCTCCGGCGGCATCGCGGTGACTGCGCTGGGCCATTGTCACCCGGCGCTGGTGGAGACACTGAAAACTCAGGGCGAAACCCTGTGGCACACCAGCAACGTGTTTACCAATGAACCGGCACTGCGTCTGGCGAGCAAGCTGATTGCCGCGACCTTTGCCGAGCGCGTGTTCTTTGGTAACTCCGGTGCCGAAGCCAACGAAGCCGCGTTTAAGCTGGCACGTTACTACGCCTGCAAAAAACACAGCCCGTTCAAAAGCAAAATTATCGCCTTCCACAACGCTTTCCACGGACGCACGTTGTTTACCGTGTCAGTGGGTGGCCAGCCGAAATACTCCGACGGTTTTGGCCCGAAACCGGCTGATATCGTCCACGTCCCTTTCAACGACCTGGCGGCAGTGAAAGCGGTGATCGACGATCACACCTGCGCCATCGTGGTTGAGCCGATTCAGGGCGAGGGCGGTGTTATGCCAGCCACGCCAGAGTTTATGCAGGGTCTGCGCGCCTTATGTGATGAGCACAACGCGCTGCTGGTGCTGGACGAAGTGCAGAGCGGCATGGGGCGTAGCGGTAAGCTGTTCGCTTACGAACATTACGGCATCACCCCAGATATCATCACCACCGCGAAAGCGCTGGGCGGTGGTTTCCCGGTGAGCGCGATGCTGACCACCAATGAAATCGCCTCGGTGATGGCACCCGGCGTGCATGGCACCACCTACGGCGGTAACCCGCTGGCCTGCGCGATTGCTGAAACGGCGCTCGACATCATCAACACCCCTGACGTGCTGGAAGGTGTTGAATCACGTCGTCAGCAGTTTGTTGCAGCCTTGCAAGCGTTGGACAGTAAATTTGACCTGTTCACGGATATTCGTGGTAAAGGTCTGCTGATTGGCGCAGCGCTGAAGCCACAACACGCCAGCAAAGCGCGTGACATTCTGCATGCCGCCGCCGCCGAAGGTCTGATGATTCTGACCGCTGGCAATGATGTGATCCGTTTTGTGCCGTCACTGGTGATTGAACCGACCGATATCGAAGAAGGCATGGCGCGCTTCGCGGTGGCTATCGAGAAGGTGCTGGCGGCGTAA